The Terriglobus roseus region TGCTGGGCGTCAGGCCGAATCCGCCAGCGGCGTTTTCGCCGTTGATGATGCAAAGGTCGACAACGTTGGATTCAAGCACATGGCCGATGTGCTCGGCGACAATACGGCGGCCGGACGAGCCAAAGACATCGCCCACAAAAAGAATGTTCACTTGAACAGTGTTGCAGCGGTGAGGTCTGCTCGGCAAGGTGCCCGCAGAGAATCAGACGACTGCAGATGTGAAGGGAAGAAACAGGCGGAAGACGGTGCCACTGGATCCTGGTTTCTGACTGCTCTTGAGCCGCAACACGGCCTCATGCCGATCGACAATTTCCTTGCTCACCCATAGTCCCAGTCCGTTTCCAGCCTCGCCCTTCGTGGTGAAGAAAGCGTCGAAAAGGCGCTTCTGAACGATCGGAGGCATACCGGTTCCCGTATCGGCCACCACGATGTACACGCCCCTGCGTTCTTTTCCGTCCTGCCCTTCGTGCGAACGCAGGTAAAGGCGTCCTCCGTTAGGAGGGAGGGCGTCGATAGCGTTGGTGATCAGATTAGCCAGTACCTGCCGGATCTCTCCGTCCAGGCAGCGGACAGGCTGCGCGGCGTACCAGCGTTCTTCCAGTTGCACGCCGTGTTTGAATAAGCGGCCCTGCAGAACGGAGATCACACTCTCAAACAACTCGTGAACCGTTACTCTCCGAGGTGCAGTGGACTGCTTGTAGAAGCGCAGGGTCTGCGCACTGATCACAGAAACGCGCGAAAGCTCTTGTTCTGCGGTTTGAAGATAGTGCTGGATCTCCGTGATGTCGTCGCTATGCTGCGATAAATAAAGCAGGTTCGTAATGGATTCCAGGGGATTGTTGATCTCGTGCGCGATGGACGCTGCAAGCCTGCCGACTGCCGCCAGCTTTTCGTTCTCAAGCAGAGCCAGCTCTGCCTGCCGCCGCTCGTGGATGTCCACATTAATGCCGATCATGCGAAGCGGCGTGCCATCGTACGCATAGAGAAAACGAGCCTGTCCATGCAGCCATCGCTGCGTGCCGTCAGGTAGGCAGGCGCGGAAATCGTAACCAAAATCGCGTTGTTGCGTTTGCATCAAGGCATTGATTTCGTTTGTGACACGTTCTGCATCTTCTGCCACAACACGGCGCTGCCAATCCTGAAAGCTACCTTCGAATGTGCCCGCAGGAACGCCGTAAAGAGCCTCCAGCTGCGGCGACCAGGTGATCTGGTTGTCCTGAATGCTCCAGTCAAAGACGCCTGCATGTCCGGCCTCCAGGGCCATGTTCAATACTTCGCGAGCTTCGATCGCCCTCCTGTCGCTGCGGATGCGGATGATCGACTCCCACACGCGATTCGCAACAGCCTGCAGCAGCGCGATTTCATCCGCGGTCCAGACACGCGGCTCCTTGCAGTGAAGCGACATGGCTGCCAGCAGCACACCGCCGCGTTTGACTGAGACGCAGATCACCGAACGAACTTGCGGTACGCGGAAAGCTTCCAGCACAGCCTGCGTGCTCCAGTCCTCCTCGGTGTCGTAGACCACGTAAGGCTCGCCTGCCCGCATGCATCTAAGGCACTCCAGTGAAAAATCATGGAATGCATAACGCCCCACCATGGTTCGCGCGTCGTTCAGGTAGTTGCCAGTCAGGTTGAAGGTGTCTTCGTCTTCTTCCACATCCGCAAAAGCGCAGCGATTCACTCGCAGGAATTCGCCCAACAGCGTGGCAGAGCGCAGAACGATCTCTTCTGGCGAAAGAAGACGGCGCGCAGCCTCGTCAATTTCCGCGAGCAGACGCACGCGGTCCAGCAGATGACTTTGGTGTGAGTCGTCTGTTAGTGACGACGGGATCGGGCGAATCGGCATCGTTTCAGGGGGGTTCTTTCAACTAGGTTGAGATGCAGGTCTCAGTTTGCCAGATGTGCGGCGCTGCTTTTCCGCCAAAAGGTCAGGCCGTGTTGGGTTTCGGGGCCAAAGGCTGGTAGAATCGATTGAATCCACTCCTTTGGAGAGGCAATGCAAGCCATTCTAGCGCTCGAAGACGGGCGCATCTTCCGCGGAAAAGGCTTCGGCGCCCCAGCCGAACGCGTCGGGGAAGTCGTTTTCAATACTGCATTGACCGGTTACCAGGAGATCTTTACAGATCCCTCCTACGCCGGGCAGATTGTCGTTCTCACGAATCCACAAATCGGAAACTACGGCACCACGCCGAGCGACGACGAAAGCACGAAGCCCTATATCGAAGGTCTCGTAGTTCGTGAGTTCTCTCCGGTGTCGTCCAACTGGCGTTCCACGCAGGTCACTGACGAGTACCTGGAAAGGAACAGCGTTCCCGTCATTGCTGACGTGGACACGCGCGCCATCGTTCGTCATCTTCGCGCCAACGGCGTGATGCGTGGCGTCATTGCCACCTTTGAGAAGGACGCTGCTGTCGACACGGATGCTCTCGTGGCGAAGGCACGTTCTATCCCCAAGATGGACGGCACGGATCTTGCCAGCAAAGTCACCACAAAGCAGACCTACGAATGGTCTGCGGCGACAGAGCGCAATGAAACAGGCGACAAGCTCCTTCCGGCAGCCATTGATGGCGGACGTGAAATGCATGTCGTCGCTTACGACTTCGGCATCAAGCAGAACATTCTGCGTATGCTGGCGCGCGAAAACTGCCGTGTAACGGTGGTTCCCGCAACCACGCCTGCAAGCGAAGTGCTCGCGCTGAATCCTGATGGAGTGTTCTTCTCCAACGGGCCTGGCGATCCTGAGCCGCTGGACTACGCACAGAAGAACGTGCAGGAACTGGCAGGGAAGACGCCGATGTTTGGTATCTGCCTTGGTCACCAGATCTTTGGTCTCGCGCTCGGCGGCAAAACCTACAAGCTGAAGTTCGGTCATCACGGTGCGAACCATCCCATCAAGAACCTGGAAACAGGCAAGGTGGAGATTACGTCGCAGAACCATAACTTCGCTGTCGATCCAGAATCACTGGACGAGGGCAACGTTGCCATCACACACGTGAACCTGAACGACCAAACCGTGGCAGGCCTGAAGCACAAAGAACACCCCATGTTCAGCGTGCAGTATCACCCCGAAGCCAGCCCCGGTCCGCACGATTCGCACTACCTGTTTAAGGACTTCCGGAAGTTGATGGAAGAGTGGAAGAAGTAACAAAAGGGGCATCCTGAGGATGCCCCTTTTCATGAGAGCTTGTGTGTCTGGCCAAGCAAACAGCAAGAGGGAAGAGATAGATGCCACGCAGAAATGACATCGCAAAAATTCTGGTGATCGGCTCCGGGCCGATCGTCATCGGCCAGTCTGCCGAGTTCGATTACTCCGGCACGCAGGCCTGCAAGGCTCTTAAGGCCGAAGGCTACGAAGTAGTACTGATCAACAGCAACCCCGCGTCGATCATGACTGACCCTGAAGTGGCCGACCGCACCTACGTCGAGCCGCTGACGCCGAAGTATCTGGAAGAGATTCTCCGCGTTGAAAGCGAACTCCTCAAAGAGAGCGGCAAGCCTGGCGTCTTCGCTGTTCTGCCCACCGTGGGTGGACAGACCGCGCTGAACCTGGCTGTTGACCTCGCTGACGACGGCACGCTCGACAAGTACAACGTCGAACTCATCGGCGCGAAGCTCGACGCCATCAAGAAGGCTGAAGATCGTCTCCTGTTCAAGGATGCGATGAACAAGATCGGCCTCGACATGCCGCAGAGCTCGCTGGTGAATAACCTGCGCGACGGCCTCGACTTCGCACAGAAGATCGGCTTCCCCTGCGTTATTCGTCCGTCCTTCACGCTCGGCGGATCAGGCGGCGGCATCGCCTACAACCGCGAAGAACTGACAGAAATTCTGTCGCGCGGCCTCGACCTCTCGCCCGTCACCGAGTGCTTGCTTGAAGAGAGCGTTCTCGGCTGGAAGGAATACGAACTCGAAGTTGTTCGTGACCTCGCCGACAACGTCATCATCATCTGCTCCATCGAGAACTTCGATCCGATGGGCGTGCACACCGGCGACAGCATCACCGTCGCACCCGCGCAGACACTCACGGATCGCGAATATCAGCGCATGCGCGACGCAGCCATCGCCGTCATCCGCGAGATTGGTGTCGAAACGGGCGGCAGCAACGTGCAGTTCGCTGTGAACCCTGCCAACGGCCGCATGACGGTCATCGAGATGAATCCTCGTGTATCGCGTTCGTCGGCGCTCGCATCGAAGGCCACCGGCTTCCCGATTGCAAAGATCGCTGCCCGCCTCGCCGTTGGTTACACACTCGACGAACTGCAGAACGACATCACCAAGGCCACGCCTGCCTGCTTCGAACCCACCATCGACTACGTCGTGGTGAAGATTCCCAAGTGGCAGTACGAGAAGTTCCCCGGCACGGAAGAGACCCTCGGACCGCAGATGAAGTCGGTCGGCGAAGTCATGGCCATCGGCCGTACCTTCAAAGAAGCCCTGATGAAGGCGATTCGTTCGCTGGAAACAGGTAAGAAGGCATCCGCTGCTGACATCGAGCCGCGCCGTCTCACGCAGCGTCTCGTCACGCCGCACCCTGAGCGTCTGCGCTACATCCTGTACGCGTTTGAACGTGGCATGACCGTGCGTGAAGTTGCTCGCCTCACCACCATGGACCCATGGTTCCTGTACCAGGTGAAGCAGGTAACAGACGAAATCCGTGGACTGCACGGCAAGATGCTCGACAGCCTCGACGCCGACCAGCTTCGCGATGTGAAGCGCATGGGCGTCAGCGATGACCTCGTCGCAACCGCACTGAACCTCGATGGCAAGGACGCAGCGAACCAGGTTGCTGAGCTGCGCGCGAAGCATGGCATTCAGCCTGTCTACAAGCTCGTCGACACCTGCGCTGCAGAGTTCGAAAGCTTCACGCCATACTTCTACTCCTCCTACGACGAGGAAGACGAAGCGATTCCGACCGCAAAGAAGAAGATCATCATCCTCGGCAGCGGTCCCAACCGCATCGGCCAGGGCATCGAGTTCGATTACTGCTGCTGCCACGCATCGTTTGCTCTGCGTGAAGACGGTTACGAGACGATCATGGTCAACTGCAATCCGGAAACCGTCTCCACGGATTATGACACCAGCGACCGCCTCTACTTCGAGCCGCTGACCTTCGAAGACGTGCTCGCGGTCTACAACCACGAAGCTTCGGGTGGTGCTGAGATCGGCATGATCGTGCAGTTCGGCGGCCAGACTCCGCTGAACCTCTCGCTGCCGTTGAAGGCTGCAGGTGTACCCATCATCGGTACATCGCCGGAATCCATCGAACTTGCTGAAGACCGCAAGCGGTTCCAGAAGCTGATCGAAGACCTGAAGATTCCGCAGCCCGCAGGCGCCATCGCAACCAGCATCGAAGAAGCTCTTGCTGGCGCGAACAAGGTCACGTACCCCGTGCTCGTCCGTCCCAGCTTCGTGCTCGGTGGCCGCGCCATGGTCATCGCGTATGACGATGAAGCCATCGTTCGCTACATGAACACGGCCATCGAGTATTCGCAGGAACGCCCGGTCCTCATCGACCACTTCCTCGAAGACGCCACCGAAGTCGACGTGGACGCGCTCTGCGACGGCAAGGACGTCGTCATCGCTGGCATCATGCAGCACATCGAAGAAGCCGGCATTCACTCTGGCGATTCCTCCTGCGTTCTGCCTTCGGTCGACCTCACCGCCGACGTGCTCGATCAGATTCGTAAGTACACGCGTCAGCTTGCCCTCTCGCTGAACGTGATCGGCCTCGTGAACATCCAGTTCGCCATCCAGCATGGCAAGGTTTACGTCATTGAAGTGAATCCGCGCGCATCGCGTACGGTGCCCTACGTTTCGAAGGCAACGGGCCTGCCGCTGGCAAAAATCGCATCGCGCCTCATGACGGGCCGCACGCTGGCAGAGCTTCTGCCGCAGCAGCTCGCATCGGGCAAGGATCTCGACACCGGCAACCACTACTTCGTGAAGTCGCCTGTCTTCCCGTGGGGCAAGTTCCAGGGCGTCGATCCCGTTCTCGGACCGGAAATGCGCTCCACCGGCGAAGTTATGGGCGTTGCCGAAACCTTTGGCGAAGCCTTCGCCAAGGCGCAGATCGCAGCAGGACAGAACCTGCCCACCAAGGGCACGGTCTTCCTCAGCGTCAACGACCATGACAAGGCAAACGTCATTCCGCTTGCGAAGCAGTTCGTGGAGATGGGCTTCCACCTCGTCGCCACACACGGCACCGCAGACATCCTTAGCGATGCCGGCCTGCAGGTCGAGCGCGTTCATAAGGTGAAGGAAGGACGTCCCAACGTCGTCGACTTCATCAAGGGCGAACGCATCCAGCTCATCATCAACACGCCACGTGGTCAGGACAGCATCTTTGACGAGAAGGCAATTCGTCGCGCAGCCGTAACGGCACGCATCCCCTCCATCACCACGCTTGCTGCGGCACGCGCGGCAGCAGAGGGAATCGCAGCGCTTCAGCGCGGCCAGATCAGCGTGTACACGTTGCAGGAGCTGCACGCTTCGCGCACTGTCTAACAACGACCGAACCAAACACGAAGGGCCTCCGCCATGCAGCGGAGGCCCTTCGTGTTGATCCCAAAAGAAATGCTATTCGGAGAGATTGCGCGCCAGCTTCGCGCCAATCGCATACCCGATCATCGACAGCGGAATCCACGTTCCGATGAGGATGCCGTCGCCGCCCAGCAGGCCGCTGTTCATTTCAATGGTGAAGAAAGTGCGCCACAGCTTGTCCACGGCACCGCAGCCGTTGCACAGGCCATTTCCGGTGGGCAGATCCAGTGTGTACACACAAACCACCAGGAAAAACAGAAGCCCCGAGATCCAAATGTGCGACGCAACGGTTCCCGGAACCATGCGGCCCACGACAAAGCCCGCGCCCATAGGAACGACCAAAGCCAGCACAGTGCAGATGATTTTTGGCAACGATGCTTCGGGATCGACGTGCAGCAGCCAGAACACCGCAACAATGACGACCAGCACCAGGACCGCCAGCAGCGTGTGCAACGCAAACCAGCCTGCCTCGCGCGCCAGGTCTCCCGTCGTTTTATTTCCGCGAATCTCTACTGATTCCATCGACCTCTACGTTAGCTTTTCCTGCGCCGATTGCAAAGAGTCAGGCGGGAAATTCCTTATGCAGGCATCGTTGGCGATACCATAAAGACATGTTGTTTGAAGGCGTTCACGTTCCGCTCGCAACCCCGTTTTATCCTGATGGCCGGCTCAACCTCCGCAAACTGGAGCACAATGTGCGCCGCTACTCGCTCACGCCAACCAGCGGCCTGATCGTGCTTGGCCCCAATAGCGAGACGGCATCGCTCTCAAAAGACGAACGCATTCAGGTGCTGAAGACCGTCGGTGCAGAGGCTGCAAAGGAGAAGGTCCTCACCGCAGGCATCAGCCTTCCCAGCGTGTACGAGTCCATCCAGCTTGCCGCAGCCGCCGCAGCCGCGCGCTTTGACGTCGTGCTGCTCGCCACTCCCGTGGAGTACACCCAACTGCTCTGGAATGACGCAAACGCCACCACGGCCCTCCTGACGTACTTCCAGGCCATCGCTGACGCATCGCCACTGCCCATCCTTCTTCACTCGGATGCTGACCGCGTAGCGCTACCAATCGAACTCATCGCGCAACTCGCTTCTCACCCGAACATCATCGGTGTGCTGGAACAGTCCGCGCATGTCAGCCGCGTGACGCAGATCCGTGAAGCCTCGGTAGACGTAAAGCACACGGCCACCACGACCATTACCTTTACAGCAGCCACAAACCGCATGCTCGCAGTGGAGCAGCCGGAAGTTGTGATCGCAGGAACCTTCGTCAGCGCTACGGCACTCACAGGCGGCACTGCTGTAGCCACCGCGCCTCCGGTGCCTGCATTGAAGACGCGTACCCGCGAAGTTGGTTTTCAGGTTCTCTGGGGTGCAACAGCGGATGCAGACGTGGCCCTCCGCGCAGGTTCCGTGGCACTCGCCATGCCCATCGCTGCATCCGTACCGCAGGCTGCGTTTGAAGTGTGGGCTGCATGGAAAGACGGCAACCCTCGTCTGCTCGAAGAAAAGCAGGGCAGACTCGCCCGCGCAGAGCAGGGAATACTCGCATGGGACACGCCATCCATCAAGGCAGGCAGCGAACTCTCCGGCTACTTCGGCGGTCGTCCGCGGTTGCCGCTTCTGTCCGTAACGGCAAACCGCGCAGAAGAGATTGCTTCTCTCCTACGCGGCATGAACTCCTAAACAATTGGGAAATCTGCGGAGCTTAACGGCTCCGCGGAACCACCGTGACACCCAACGCATTCAGCTTGCTGCGCGCTGCAGTAGCTTCCTGCGTGTTGGGATAACGCTGGATCAGCGAACGCAGCTCGCGCACACCTGCATCCGTCTGCTTCATCGCCAGCAACGACTCGCCCTTGCGAAGCTGGGAAACAGCAGTCTTCTGATTCCCCGGATACTGCTCCGCAACCTTGTCATAGTTCTTCGCGGCTGCGGAGAAGCGACCGGCCTTGTAATCAATCTCACCGAGATAGAAGTACGCATTACCCGCCAGATTCGAATCGGGATAGTACTTGATCACGTCATTGAACTCAGCCGAGGCCAGCGTGTACTTCGCGCCGTTGTAGTCACTAAAGGCCGTGCGGTACAGATCTTCCACCGGGGGCGCAGCAGGTGCGGTGGGCAGCGCGGGTGCTGCTGTTGCTGGGATAGCCGCAGAAGGCTTGCCGTTACGCACGATCGGGGCAGCAGGCGCATTGCCTGCCGGAGCGGGAGTATCGGTCGTCATGGGTGCGCCACCGCTGGCAGCTCCACCACCACCCGAATCCAGTTTCGCGCTGATGCTTTGCTGCTGGCTCTGCACATCGCCAATGTTCTTCTCAATGCGGCCAAGGCGAGCCTTCAGCTCATCCAGCGAGTCGTTCAGCGACTGCATCTGCCCGGAGAGCTGTTCCACGTTCTTGCCCGTGCTCTCGCTCTGCGCACGCATCTGGCGCTGCACGCCGTCCATGGTCTGCGCCATCTTGTTCACGGCGTCGGTTGTCTGCTGAATCAGATCTTTCATCACGCCCATGCGTTCGTCGTTGGACTGTTGCAGGCGTGCAATAGCGTCCTGCAGCGCGCGGACCTGTGTCTGCAACTCCACCATGTCCTTGTTTGCAGCAAAGGCGGGAGTCGGGGCAGTGAACAGGACAGCGGCAAGTGCAAGCGTAGCGGGCACAATGCGAAGTGTGCGGTGCATGGGATGGTTCCTCCACGTAAGAGAACGCATGGCGGGCTTGTACTCCCCGCCATGCGTTCGTGCTTTACCAGATTAAGTGAAATTGCAGTTGTTTACCGGTCGATGTTGAACTGCGCGCGGCGATTCTGCTGCCAGCACGATTCATTCTGTTCGGTGCAGAACTGCTTTTCCTTGCCGTAGGAGATCACGCGGATGCGGCTTGCCGAAACGCCCGCATTTACCAGAGCGGTCTTCGCGGCGTTCGCACGGTTCTCGCCCAGCGCCAGGTTGTACTCAGCGGAACCACGCTCATCGCAGTAGCCGCCAATCAGCAGCTTGATGTCCGGATGCTGAGTCAGATACGTGGAAGCCTGCTGCGCCGCGGTGTGGCCTGCGGGATTCAGGTCGTAGCTGTCGTAGTCGAAGAAGATATCCGGCACGGCAGCGTGGAACGCAGCATCATCCGGCAGATTCGACGACGTACCTGCGACGGGAGCAGCAGGCACACGCACAGTCACACGGAAATTCGCATCTGCCGTACCGCCATCACCCGTTGCCACCAGGTGGAAGTTCGTGGAGTTCGACGGCGTCACGTTGGTCGTTCCGTTCGGATTTACCGGTCCAACACCATCAATCGAAACCGACGTCGCGTTCGTCGTGTGCCACGTCAGAACAACGGACTGGCCCAGGTCGATCGTCGCGGGTTCTGCGGTCAGCGTCGCGGTCGGCGCAGCAGCAGGTGCAGCAGCCGGCGGTGCGCTATATGGCGGCGGCGCGCTCTGCTTCTTATGGCAGCCTGCCAGCAGCAGCATGGCGGCCATCGCAGTGGTCACAATCGATTTGGTGCGGGTTGTTTGCAATCTCATCATCTCTCCTCAAATTCGTTGATCGGCAGCAAAAAACTTCAGCGGAAACTCCAATTGGGCATGTCGCTTCCGGTGCCAGCAAGCTTGTGCTTGCCAGTACCATCCGCCAGCATGGTCCAAACTTCTGCGCGTGCGCCGGAGCCCACGGCAAAAACGATGTGGCGGCCATCCGGCGACCATGAGGGGAAGTCGCAGCGGCCTATGCCGTTCGTGAGCTGGATCCAGCGCTTGCTGGCAATCTCCATCACGTAAATGTCTTGTCCACCTGGCGCGCCTGGACCGTATTTACGATCCCATGCAAAGGCCAGAAATTGTCCGTTGGGAGACCACGAAACTGACGTGGCATACCCGCCATCGGTCATGCGCTGCAGGCCAGCGCCATCCGCGTCCATGATATACACCTGCGGCAATCCGCTGCGTCCGCTGATGAACGCGATCTGCGATCCCGTCTTCGGATTCCATGTGGGCGAAACATCGGGTCCACGCGAGTTCGTTACTCGTTTCGCCCCGCCACCATTGGCATCGGTGATGAAAATCTCAGGATCGCCCGTGCGTGAAGACGAATACGCAAGCTGCCCATTCGACGACCACGCCGGAGATAGATTCGTTCCACCACCCGAAGGGAAGCTGATCGGACGATTCAGCAGTAGCGAATACATCCGGATCTGAAATCCATCCTTGCCGAGCGATGAAAACGCAATGCGCGAGTTATCAGGCGATACGCGCGGCGAAAGCGAAATGGTGCCCAGGTGCGTCACCGCATGAGCATTCGCGCCGTCGTAATCCATCGCCCAGATTTCTTTGTTGCCGCCGGCTGCGCGCACAAAATAGATCTTGCTCTCTGCAATTCCCGGGATACCGCCGCCCAGGCGCAGAATGATCTCATCCGCCAGCTTGTGTGCGATGGTGCGTGCGCCATTGTCGTCACCGGCTTCGGTGTACTGCTTGCCCAACACCTGCGGATACTGCGCATTGTGCGTGTCGTCTACGTACGCGTTCACAACCACGCGATTGTTTGCAACGCTCAACGAGCCGAACGCAACATACGCCGCACTCACCGGCGCTGCGGTCCACTCATCCAGGTGCATTTCCTGCGGCGTGCCCGGCATCGATTGCGGTTGCAGACTCTTCGATACAAGATCGAACACACCCGCGTTCTGCAGGTCGTTGAACAGCACAGAATCGAAGGTTTGTTTCAGGCTGCCGGCATCGGCAGAACCTGCGCGAAAGTTTGCTGCGGCAATGCGGATGCGGTCTGCACCCGTGTTCGTTCCAGTGAAGACATTATCCTGAGCATGCAGCGCCGCGGAGCTGAACAACACCACTGCCGCGACAGCAGCCATCTTTACGAAACTCAAACGTGTGCGATTCACCATCGTTGTCCATGGTAGACGCATTGGCATGAAAACGGTGTGGACAAGGTTCCCACACGGGTACGGAATTTTCTCCACACCGCGCTCTGAGTGCTCATGCGTACCGGTTAGTTGCCCTTCGGATCAAAGTAATACTGCACATTGATGTACGACCCGGAATAGCCATCCGGCAGAGGCCCAAACGTGTCAATGCGTTGCAGCGCACGCAGAGCGCTGGCATCAAGGGTGGTATCACCGCTCGGTTTCGCAATCTGAATGTTGGACGGCGAGCCATCGCGATTCACACGAAAACTGATCCACACACGATGCCCCACAGCACCGCTGTCCAGCGTCTGCGTGTACCACTGCTGCGCAACCTTCTGCGTGAGCTGCCGCACGTAATACGCATAACGCTCGCCAAATGCAGAATCCGACACGTTAGTGGCCGATGTCCCCGCACGATTCTCGACAGACGTCATCGCCATCTTCAGCCCGGCAGTCTCACCGGAAGTCGCTTTATCCGGCTGCTGTTTTGTGGGTTGCGGCTTCTGCGGCGGCACAGGCGCAGGCTTCTCTGCAACCTTCGGTGGAGTCTTCTTGTCCGGTTGTTTCACCGGAATCGGAATATCGGTAGGCTTCGGCGGAAGTTCTGCAGCAGGCGTCGGCGGCGGAGGAGCTTCACTCGGATTCTCACTCGCCAGCACGTTGTCTTCCTTCGGCTGTACACGCGGAGGCAGCGGCAGGGAATTCACCATCGTCGCCTGCACCGCACCTGTAATCTCAGCTTTGTCGCCCCACTTCTCTCCGTGATTGCGAAAAACGTATCCCGCAGCCAGCACTCCACCAATCACCACGCCATGCAGCACCAGCGACACCACGAAGTTTTGCTTCGTGCGCTGCTGCATCCGGGTTGGCTCCATCGTTACGGGCATCGGTTATTTCTCAATCGGCCTTGTCACAATGCTGATGTTCGTAATCCCCGCCTGCTTCACCGCATCCATCACAGAAGCAAACGCGCCAAACGGAACCTTCTGGTCCGCGCGCAGATAGATCACTTTTTTAGACGGATCACCCTTGGTGCGCAGCAGATTCGGCAACTCGGCAAGGTTCACCGGCTTGTCCTGCAAATAGACGCGCTGCTCATGGTCAATCGTCACCACGGTGCGTTCGTCCGTAAGCTGATTCACCGTTCGTGTCTGCGGCACAGCCACCTCAATGCCGCTCTGCAACACCGGCGCAGTCAGCATGAAGATCAGCAGCAACACCAGCACCACGTCCACCAGCGGTGTGATGTTGATCTCTGCAAGCGAAGAGCGTGTGCGTCCGCCGCTACTGGAAAATGCCATCGCGTTCTCTCTCCGAAAGCTTTAGTTGGTCTGCGAAACGCGGCGACGCGGATCGTCCTGCCCGGTCTGCGGAGCAGCCGCTGCAGCATTCTCCAGCGCATTCAAAAGTTCGCGACCAAAGTCATCCATGCGTGCAGCAAAGTCCTTCACGCTCGCGGTCAACTGGTTGTAGCCAACCACCGCAGGGATAGCCACAACAAGGCCCGCGGCAGTCGTGATCAAGGCTTCACTGATACCCGGCGCAACGGCGCGCAATGTCGCAGCGCCCTGCGTTCCCAGGCCATGAAACGCATCCACAATACCCATCACGGTGCCCAGCAATCCGATAAACGGAGCCACTGCCGCAATCGTCGCCAGCCACGTCAACTGCGATTCCAGATCGGTCATCGCTTCGCTGCTTGCAATCTGCGCAGCGCGTTCCACTGCAACAGGATTGCGTGGGAAGCCGCGGCCACCCGTCTGCCGCTGGTACTCCTCCACAATCTCTGAAAACACATTCACCAGTGGTGAAGGCTTGTACGTGTCGGCAACGGTCGCAATCTCACTCAAGCGCGACGATTTGCGGAAAGCACGCAGAAACTGCTGTCCCTTGGCGCGTGCACGTCGGAACGAGCCCCACTTTGTCAGCATGATGGTCCACGAAACAATCGACAGCAACAGCAGCAATGCCAGCACCGAAAGAGCTACCGGGCCGCTGTTGTGCAGCATTTCCATCAATGCAGAAGAGT contains the following coding sequences:
- a CDS encoding sensor histidine kinase, which produces MPIRPIPSSLTDDSHQSHLLDRVRLLAEIDEAARRLLSPEEIVLRSATLLGEFLRVNRCAFADVEEDEDTFNLTGNYLNDARTMVGRYAFHDFSLECLRCMRAGEPYVVYDTEEDWSTQAVLEAFRVPQVRSVICVSVKRGGVLLAAMSLHCKEPRVWTADEIALLQAVANRVWESIIRIRSDRRAIEAREVLNMALEAGHAGVFDWSIQDNQITWSPQLEALYGVPAGTFEGSFQDWQRRVVAEDAERVTNEINALMQTQQRDFGYDFRACLPDGTQRWLHGQARFLYAYDGTPLRMIGINVDIHERRQAELALLENEKLAAVGRLAASIAHEINNPLESITNLLYLSQHSDDITEIQHYLQTAEQELSRVSVISAQTLRFYKQSTAPRRVTVHELFESVISVLQGRLFKHGVQLEERWYAAQPVRCLDGEIRQVLANLITNAIDALPPNGGRLYLRSHEGQDGKERRGVYIVVADTGTGMPPIVQKRLFDAFFTTKGEAGNGLGLWVSKEIVDRHEAVLRLKSSQKPGSSGTVFRLFLPFTSAVV
- the carA gene encoding glutamine-hydrolyzing carbamoyl-phosphate synthase small subunit, with translation MQAILALEDGRIFRGKGFGAPAERVGEVVFNTALTGYQEIFTDPSYAGQIVVLTNPQIGNYGTTPSDDESTKPYIEGLVVREFSPVSSNWRSTQVTDEYLERNSVPVIADVDTRAIVRHLRANGVMRGVIATFEKDAAVDTDALVAKARSIPKMDGTDLASKVTTKQTYEWSAATERNETGDKLLPAAIDGGREMHVVAYDFGIKQNILRMLARENCRVTVVPATTPASEVLALNPDGVFFSNGPGDPEPLDYAQKNVQELAGKTPMFGICLGHQIFGLALGGKTYKLKFGHHGANHPIKNLETGKVEITSQNHNFAVDPESLDEGNVAITHVNLNDQTVAGLKHKEHPMFSVQYHPEASPGPHDSHYLFKDFRKLMEEWKK
- the carB gene encoding carbamoyl-phosphate synthase large subunit; its protein translation is MPRRNDIAKILVIGSGPIVIGQSAEFDYSGTQACKALKAEGYEVVLINSNPASIMTDPEVADRTYVEPLTPKYLEEILRVESELLKESGKPGVFAVLPTVGGQTALNLAVDLADDGTLDKYNVELIGAKLDAIKKAEDRLLFKDAMNKIGLDMPQSSLVNNLRDGLDFAQKIGFPCVIRPSFTLGGSGGGIAYNREELTEILSRGLDLSPVTECLLEESVLGWKEYELEVVRDLADNVIIICSIENFDPMGVHTGDSITVAPAQTLTDREYQRMRDAAIAVIREIGVETGGSNVQFAVNPANGRMTVIEMNPRVSRSSALASKATGFPIAKIAARLAVGYTLDELQNDITKATPACFEPTIDYVVVKIPKWQYEKFPGTEETLGPQMKSVGEVMAIGRTFKEALMKAIRSLETGKKASAADIEPRRLTQRLVTPHPERLRYILYAFERGMTVREVARLTTMDPWFLYQVKQVTDEIRGLHGKMLDSLDADQLRDVKRMGVSDDLVATALNLDGKDAANQVAELRAKHGIQPVYKLVDTCAAEFESFTPYFYSSYDEEDEAIPTAKKKIIILGSGPNRIGQGIEFDYCCCHASFALREDGYETIMVNCNPETVSTDYDTSDRLYFEPLTFEDVLAVYNHEASGGAEIGMIVQFGGQTPLNLSLPLKAAGVPIIGTSPESIELAEDRKRFQKLIEDLKIPQPAGAIATSIEEALAGANKVTYPVLVRPSFVLGGRAMVIAYDDEAIVRYMNTAIEYSQERPVLIDHFLEDATEVDVDALCDGKDVVIAGIMQHIEEAGIHSGDSSCVLPSVDLTADVLDQIRKYTRQLALSLNVIGLVNIQFAIQHGKVYVIEVNPRASRTVPYVSKATGLPLAKIASRLMTGRTLAELLPQQLASGKDLDTGNHYFVKSPVFPWGKFQGVDPVLGPEMRSTGEVMGVAETFGEAFAKAQIAAGQNLPTKGTVFLSVNDHDKANVIPLAKQFVEMGFHLVATHGTADILSDAGLQVERVHKVKEGRPNVVDFIKGERIQLIINTPRGQDSIFDEKAIRRAAVTARIPSITTLAAARAAAEGIAALQRGQISVYTLQELHASRTV
- a CDS encoding dihydrodipicolinate synthase family protein — its product is MLFEGVHVPLATPFYPDGRLNLRKLEHNVRRYSLTPTSGLIVLGPNSETASLSKDERIQVLKTVGAEAAKEKVLTAGISLPSVYESIQLAAAAAAARFDVVLLATPVEYTQLLWNDANATTALLTYFQAIADASPLPILLHSDADRVALPIELIAQLASHPNIIGVLEQSAHVSRVTQIREASVDVKHTATTTITFTAATNRMLAVEQPEVVIAGTFVSATALTGGTAVATAPPVPALKTRTREVGFQVLWGATADADVALRAGSVALAMPIAASVPQAAFEVWAAWKDGNPRLLEEKQGRLARAEQGILAWDTPSIKAGSELSGYFGGRPRLPLLSVTANRAEEIASLLRGMNS